In the genome of Oncorhynchus masou masou isolate Uvic2021 chromosome 26, UVic_Omas_1.1, whole genome shotgun sequence, one region contains:
- the LOC135514959 gene encoding insulin-like growth factor I — translation MSSGHFFQWHLCDVFKSAMCCVSCTHTLSLLLCVLTLTSAATGAGPETLCGAELVDTLQFVCGERGFYFSKPTGYGPSSRRSHNRGIVDECCFQSCELRRLEMYCAPVKSGKAARSVRAQRHTDMPRTPKVSTAVQNVDRGTERRTAQHPDKTKPKKKPLSGNSHTSCKEVHQKNSSRGNTGGRNYRM, via the exons ATGTCTAGCGGTCATTTCTTCCAGTGGCATTTATGTGATGTCTTCAAG AGTGCGATGTGCTGTGTCTCCTGTACCCACACCCTCTCACTGCTGCTGTGCGTCCTAACCCTGACTTCGGCGGCAACAGGGGCGGGGCCCGAGACCCTGTGTGGGGCGGAGTTGGTGGACACGCTGCAgtttgtgtgtggagagagaggcttTTATTTCA GTAAACCAACGGGGTATGGCCCCAGTTCACGGCGGTCACATAACCGTGGTATTGTGGACGAGTGCTGCTTCCAGAGTTGCGAGCTGCGGCGGCTCGAAATGTACTGTGCCCCTGTCAAGTCTGGCAAGGCGGCTCGCTCTGTGCGCGCACAGCGCCACACAGACATGCCAAGAACACCCAAGGTTAGTACTGCAGTGCAAAACGTGGACCGAGGCACAGAGCGTAGGACAGCACAGCACCCAGACAAGACAAAACCCAAGAAG AAACCTTTATCTGGGAATAGTCACACATCTTGCAAG GAGGTACATCAGAAGAACTCAAGTCGAGGAAACACAGGGGGAAGGAACTACCGAATGTAG